From the Halodesulfovibrio sp. genome, one window contains:
- the mlaD gene encoding outer membrane lipid asymmetry maintenance protein MlaD: protein MKTYSKETAVGIFVLICLLCVGYLTIKLGKMQLGSSDTYIVYAKFESAAGLRAGAGVEIAGVPVGKVASVSLDQENYLAEVALAIQNDVELGDDIIASIKTSGLIGDKYIKLTPGGSTDLLEDGSEISDTESAVDIEELISKYVFGGV from the coding sequence ATGAAAACGTACTCTAAAGAAACCGCCGTGGGCATTTTTGTGTTAATTTGTCTGCTTTGTGTCGGGTACCTCACAATCAAGCTTGGCAAAATGCAGCTTGGGTCTTCCGATACATATATTGTGTATGCAAAATTTGAATCCGCAGCAGGATTACGTGCTGGCGCTGGGGTGGAAATAGCCGGTGTTCCTGTGGGAAAAGTTGCTTCTGTTTCATTGGATCAGGAAAACTACCTTGCTGAGGTAGCGCTTGCTATCCAAAACGATGTTGAACTTGGCGACGATATTATTGCCTCTATCAAAACAAGCGGTCTCATTGGCGATAAGTATATAAAGCTTACGCCCGGTGGCTCCACTGACTTATTAGAAGATGGAAGCGAAATCAGCGACACTGAGTCTGCTGTAGATATCGAAGAACTCATTAGTAAATACGTTTTTGGAGGAGTTTAG
- a CDS encoding ABC transporter substrate-binding protein: MYKTSKKLLTYVICSLFITMLIANVALADAKKNASDALQHAVDGISHTLNNSNLKNLSEDSAVVSELEKKILDIFSMEQFSMRTVGKKWKSFSPSQKTAFKDAFVKLLKATYFKHISEYDGQTLTIVGARTNKKGSKVEVRTVVNIEEKEIPISYRMLVESKKWMVYDVLVEGVSMVKNYRTQFKELLRKGSPDDLIRKLQEKAVRVRQKQAAADKQ; encoded by the coding sequence ATGTATAAAACCTCTAAAAAACTTTTGACATATGTCATTTGCTCTTTATTCATAACCATGCTTATTGCAAATGTAGCGTTAGCAGATGCCAAAAAAAATGCATCCGATGCATTGCAGCATGCAGTTGATGGAATTTCACATACGCTCAACAACTCGAATCTGAAGAATTTATCAGAAGATAGCGCAGTTGTTTCGGAACTTGAGAAAAAAATTCTAGATATTTTCAGCATGGAACAATTCTCCATGCGTACTGTCGGAAAAAAATGGAAAAGTTTCTCTCCGTCTCAAAAAACTGCCTTTAAAGATGCGTTTGTGAAACTTCTCAAAGCAACCTACTTCAAGCATATCAGCGAATATGACGGACAAACTCTCACTATTGTTGGTGCTCGCACAAACAAAAAAGGTTCCAAAGTAGAGGTTCGTACAGTTGTTAACATTGAGGAAAAAGAAATTCCTATCAGCTACCGCATGCTTGTTGAGAGTAAAAAATGGATGGTTTACGACGTCTTGGTAGAAGGCGTGAGCATGGTTAAGAACTACAGAACACAGTTCAAAGAGCTGCTGCGCAAAGGCTCTCCTGACGACCTCATTCGAAAACTTCAGGAAAAAGCCGTGCGTGTCCGCCAAAAGCAGGCTGCCGCCGACAAACAGTAA
- a CDS encoding VacJ family lipoprotein, translated as MRHWIWLTLALLILNIQPAFADGKIPLALSDDTSITAPGETLLYSTSTFVAENDETFSDEPEFFEEDTDYFSDEEYEEENSAASVYDPFEGWNRVWFTINDWIYIDVGKPAHAAYRVVVPEPVRIAINNVIVNWFGMPRRFVNALLQAKFALAGIELSRFVVNTAFGFGGIIDIAKDLKPVIPYTGDKEDFGQTLATWGVPAGPYLVLPFFGASNFRDTAGIIGESFLPPSLNPLYWNYVLFATAQFNVLDKRIGVYENVVGTAVEPYIGLRNAYSQLRQAQIDN; from the coding sequence ATGCGACATTGGATTTGGCTTACTCTTGCTCTTCTCATTCTCAACATACAGCCAGCTTTTGCAGATGGAAAAATACCGTTAGCGCTTTCTGACGACACATCTATTACGGCTCCTGGTGAAACACTACTTTATTCCACGTCCACCTTTGTTGCAGAAAATGATGAGACATTCAGTGATGAACCTGAATTTTTCGAAGAAGATACTGATTATTTCAGTGACGAAGAATACGAAGAAGAGAATTCAGCAGCCTCTGTCTACGACCCTTTTGAGGGCTGGAACAGGGTATGGTTCACCATAAATGACTGGATTTATATTGATGTAGGTAAACCGGCACACGCTGCATACCGTGTTGTTGTTCCAGAACCAGTTCGTATTGCTATTAACAATGTGATTGTAAACTGGTTCGGCATGCCGCGCAGGTTTGTAAACGCGCTGTTGCAAGCCAAGTTTGCTCTTGCAGGCATTGAACTCTCACGCTTTGTCGTTAACACAGCCTTCGGGTTCGGTGGCATTATTGATATTGCCAAGGACTTAAAGCCAGTTATTCCTTACACAGGTGATAAGGAAGACTTTGGACAAACATTAGCGACATGGGGCGTTCCAGCAGGACCGTATCTTGTCCTTCCGTTTTTCGGTGCTTCCAACTTCCGAGATACAGCAGGGATTATTGGTGAATCTTTCCTTCCACCATCTCTTAACCCTCTGTACTGGAACTATGTTCTGTTTGCCACTGCCCAGTTTAACGTTCTGGACAAACGAATCGGCGTGTATGAAAACGTCGTAGGCACAGCTGTCGAGCCATACATTGGCTTGCGCAATGCATATTCACAGCTCCGACAAGCGCAAATAGACAACTAA
- a CDS encoding cupin, which translates to MHKSSILQNAVFNPAKIQERLVHESNGVKIKSLHLKAGQELPVQSYETLGESMVVILSGEGLLLGKHGVLDSLVRGDVVITDLRVPHGLRAKKDMSVLVSYTPMKEEEEEE; encoded by the coding sequence ATGCATAAAAGTAGTATTTTGCAAAATGCGGTGTTTAATCCAGCAAAAATTCAAGAGCGACTGGTACATGAATCGAACGGAGTAAAGATTAAGAGCCTGCATTTGAAGGCAGGTCAGGAACTTCCTGTTCAATCTTATGAAACTCTCGGCGAATCAATGGTGGTTATTCTAAGTGGCGAAGGACTATTACTTGGCAAGCATGGCGTGTTAGATTCTTTAGTTCGTGGGGATGTGGTTATTACAGATCTTCGCGTACCGCATGGTTTGCGGGCAAAAAAAGACATGAGCGTGCTTGTGAGCTATACGCCTATGAAGGAAGAAGAGGAAGAAGAGTAG
- a CDS encoding cupin domain-containing protein, giving the protein MRKNSITESRSFNPSRMHVQLVHESEHVKVMNFNLKAGQEMPVHSHNLEGELVMVVLNGNGELLGEHGPLDAIKTGDVLICEIKEPHGVRASTDMSLVVTIAPPI; this is encoded by the coding sequence ATGCGTAAAAATAGTATTACTGAAAGCCGTAGTTTTAATCCGAGCCGTATGCATGTTCAGCTTGTACACGAATCAGAACATGTTAAAGTTATGAATTTTAATTTGAAAGCAGGGCAGGAGATGCCAGTGCACTCGCATAATCTTGAAGGTGAACTCGTTATGGTTGTGCTGAATGGCAATGGCGAACTTTTGGGTGAGCATGGTCCCCTAGATGCCATTAAAACGGGTGATGTTTTGATTTGTGAAATCAAAGAGCCGCATGGCGTACGCGCTTCTACAGATATGAGCCTTGTGGTAACAATTGCACCTCCAATTTAG
- a CDS encoding LysO family transporter, with protein sequence MLITVLCILVGIPLGFLLRNNKSVVDTVNRLTMWSIYALLFMLGVTTGSNKTIVNELGTIGVQAACISVCCVLGSACAVLLLDKLVLKGKFDER encoded by the coding sequence GTGCTTATCACTGTTCTATGTATCCTTGTGGGAATCCCCCTCGGCTTCCTTTTACGTAATAACAAATCCGTTGTTGATACTGTTAACCGCCTCACTATGTGGTCTATTTACGCGTTACTCTTCATGCTCGGTGTCACCACTGGTTCCAATAAAACCATTGTAAATGAGCTAGGTACAATCGGAGTTCAGGCAGCCTGCATTAGCGTTTGTTGCGTTCTAGGCAGCGCCTGTGCCGTTCTGCTTCTTGATAAACTCGTACTTAAAGGAAAGTTCGATGAAAGGTAG
- a CDS encoding lysine exporter LysO family protein, which yields MKGSLIILSFFIAGCFIGHMDSVPAWLLNDALSTYTLYALLFLVGMSIGFDSHCWQILRQMHIKVLLVPIAIVVGTAAGSLVAWSIITDMPMRDVLAVGAGFGYYSLSTVIITNLGDPVLGSVALLANIIREIITLLCTPILVRFFGKLAPVASGGATAMDTTLPIIVKFTSERYGIVAVFSGMVLTVLVPFIVTFIMT from the coding sequence ATGAAAGGTAGCCTTATTATTCTGTCCTTTTTCATTGCCGGATGCTTTATTGGACACATGGACTCTGTTCCGGCATGGCTCCTTAATGATGCACTTTCCACCTACACTCTGTATGCACTGCTCTTTCTTGTAGGTATGTCCATCGGGTTCGACTCTCACTGCTGGCAAATTCTCAGACAAATGCACATAAAAGTACTGCTTGTTCCAATCGCTATTGTTGTTGGAACAGCCGCAGGTTCTCTCGTTGCATGGAGTATTATAACAGATATGCCAATGCGGGATGTACTCGCAGTAGGCGCTGGATTCGGATACTATTCACTATCTACAGTTATAATAACAAACCTCGGCGATCCGGTTCTAGGTTCTGTTGCCCTGCTTGCAAACATCATTCGCGAGATAATCACTCTGCTGTGCACACCAATTCTTGTTCGTTTTTTTGGAAAACTTGCACCCGTAGCATCAGGCGGCGCAACAGCCATGGATACAACTCTTCCAATAATCGTTAAATTTACAAGTGAACGATATGGCATTGTCGCTGTATTTAGCGGCATGGTTCTAACAGTCCTTGTTCCATTTATCGTGACATTTATAATGACGTAG